GTCGAGGACGGCCAGTCAGTGGAGTGCGGCGTGCGCCCGGAACACATCTGCGTGGGCGCGCCCGACCATTCGCGCACCGACGTGGTCTCCATGGGCGCCAGGGTGAAGACCGGGGAGTTCTACGGGGCCGACACGCTCCTGTCGTGCGACACGCCGGTCGGCATGCTCGCCACCACCGGACGCGACCGCACCGCCTACGGTGCGCGCCAGGGTGCACAGGTTCTTCTGCAGATTCCGTCGGCAAATGTGCATCTGTTCGATCGACGTACGGGGCTGCGCGTCAACTGACGACGCGGCTCCGGCATCGGCGGTACGGCGTGACCGAACACGCCGCGATAACTAGAAGTGCTACATGAGATGGAGGAGGAATTGAACGTGAAGAAGACTGTGTTGTGTGCAGCTGCGCTGATGTGCATGGCGGCGCAGGCCAACGCGCAAAGCTCGGTGACGTTGTACGGAGTGATCGACGGCACTATCGACTACATGCGCGCCAACAGCGCCAACAAGGCGGGCGGCAATGTTCCGGGCGTCGTCAGGGAGGACAGCAACAGCTCGCTGTGGGGCCTGCGCGGCAAGGAGGACCTGGGGCGAGGTCTGTCGGCCATCTTCCAGATCGAATACGGGTTCAACGTGGACACCGGCTCGGGCCCTAGCGCCCGCGACCAGTTCATTGGCCTGAGCAGTGACGTGGCGGGCACGATCCAGCTCGGCAACATCACGACGCCGATGCGCGGTCTGGGCGGAAAGACCAACTTCATTCCCGGCAGCACGTCGATCGCCAACAACATCGGCATCATGACGACGCTGAATGGCTCGCAGACCAACCTGAACGCGCGCCTGGCCAACTCGATCATGTACACGACGCCCGTGTACGGCAGCTTCAGCGCGCAGGCCGTGATTTCGCCGGGCGAGGGCAGCCAAGCACCGACCAACTCGAGCCTGGACAACAAGACGACCCCGGTGGGCCCGAACCTGCAGGGCATGTACGCGTACGGCTTTGGCGCACAATACGCGCAGAACCGGCTCTATGCGGCCTACGCGTACGAGTCACGCCGCGGCCAGGCGCTGCTCGGCGCGGGCTCCGGCCTGTCCGGCGCGGCAAGTGCCGGCATGGGTGTGGCGGCCGCAGGCTATTCGAATGACTGGGAGCACCGCGTCGCCGTGCGATATGAGGCAAGCCTTATCTCGGCTGGCTCCACGAGCTTCGCGCTTGGCTGGGATCGACTGGGCTCTACCGGTACCTTCGGCGCAGGTAAGGCTGCCGGAAACGGCGAAACCTATCGCGACTCGTACAGCGTCTCGGTCATGCAGAAGGTGGGCGTGCAGGAATTCATCCTGAACTATGCGTTCGCGCGTCCCCTGCATTGCTCGGGCGCGGCTATCAGCGGCCAGTGTTCCGCCGCACAGGCATCGCACACGGGTGCACAGCAGTTGGTCTTCGCGTACCACTACTGGCTCTCGCCGCGCACGATGCTGCAGGCTTACGTCAGCCGTATTCACAACAGTTCGTTCGGTACGTACGACTATGACGTGAATCCGGTGACGACCGCCGTGGCGAACCGCGCACCGGGCGCATCGCCGATTGGCGGCGGCATCGGCATCCGCCATTCGTTCTAACTACGGATAAGGGGCATTCCATGCAAGCCAACCGGTTCAAGGCGCAGTTGCTGGCGCGCAAGCAGCAAATCGGCATCTGGAGCATGCTTGCCTCCAGCAATGTGGTGGAAGTCCTCACGCAGAGCAGCTACGACTGGATTCTGCTTGACACGGAGCATGCCCCCAACGAAGTACCGATGGTGCTGGAGCGGTTGCGCACGGCCGCGCAATCATCGGTGTCCGCTATCGTATGTCCCAGCACGAACGATGCGGTGCAGATCAAGCGCCTGCTCGATATCGGCGCTCAGACGCTGCTGATTCCGATGGTGGACACCGCGGCCGACGCCAGCGTTCTGGTGGCCGCGGTGCACTACCCGCCGCGCGGCGGCGTATCCATGGCCACGCGCGCGAATCGCTACGGGCGGGATGAAGACTATGTCTGGCGCGCGAACGACGAGATCTGCCTGCTGGTGCAGATCGAAACGCCTACAGTGCTGGCCAACCTTGAGCGCATCGCCGAGGTCGACGGTGTTGACGCGATTTTCATCGGTCCGTCCGATCTGGCTGCGACGCTGGGCCACATCGGCGACGTGCGCCACAGGGAAGTTCAGGCCGCGATCGAGGATGCGCGACTGAGGGCGGAGCGAATCGGCAAGCCGATCGGCATCCTGATGACCGATCCGGTGCTTGCCGCACGCTATGTGGAGCAGGGTTTCGACTACGTCGCCGTGGCGACGGATATTGGTTTGCTGCGCGCCGGGGCCGAAGCACGGCTGAAGGATGCGCGCGGCGTAGTAAAGCAAGGCTGAGGTGATGATGTCAGAACGATCGATGAACCACGATGTAAAACCAGGCAAGCCGTTCCGCCGCCTGTTGCTAACCGGCGCTGCCGGCAACCTTGGCCGTCAGCTGCGCGGAGCGCTGGCGGCATGGGCGGAAGTCGTCCGCGTCAGCGATATCGCGCCGCTCGGTGAACTTGCCGAGCACGAGGAAGGGGTCGTTGCGGATCTGGCCGATCGCGATGCGGTGTACTGCATGCTGGAAGGTGTGGACGCCGTGATCCATCTTGGCGGTATCTCGGTGGAAGCACCGTTCGATGCACTGCTGGAGAGCAACATCAGGGGGCTGTACAACCTCTACTCGGCAGCGCAGAAACATGGCGTGAAGCGGGTACTGTATGCCAGCTCGAATCATGCGGTGGGCTTCCACCCGGTCACCGAAGTGGTGGACATCGATGCGCCGCTGCGGCCTGACTGCCTGTACGGCGTCACCAAGTGCTTTGGCGAGGCCCTGTCGCGCTACTACTACGACCGCTTCGGTCTCGAAACTGTATGCCTGCGCATCGGCTCGTCGTTCGAGGCGCCGAAGAACCCGCGCATGCTGGCGACTTACCTGAGTTATCGCGACTTCATCGAACTGGTGCGTTGCTCGCTGTTCACCAATCGCGTCGGGCATGCAATCGTCTATGGCGTGTCAGACAACCGCGTCAAGTGGATCGACAACACGAAGGCGGCATTCCTCGGATTCAGGCCGCGGGACAGTTCGATCGATTTCGAGCATCTGTTCCCGGCTTCCGCACCGGGCGCGGATTACGCCGATCCTACGCAACGCTTCCAGGGCGGCCCGTTCGTCCTGGCCGGACCGATGGAATCGGACGACTGATCATGTCAATGACTTGCAAGGTGGAGCGCATGGGCACCGCCGGACAGCCGCCGGCGGGCGTCGGCGAAAGTCCAGTCTGGCGCGCCGCCGAAGGTGCGCTGTACTGGGTCGATATCCCAGCGCGGAAGATCGTTCGCCAGCACGCCGAGTCCGGCACGTGCACCGAGTGGCTACTGCCGGAGAAGGTGGCATGCATTGCGTTCGATCGCAACGGCACGGCACTGGCCGGCATGGAGAGCGGCCTGTTCGCCGTGAGCCTGTTGGCATCGGCCACGGTCTCGGTGCGCAAGCTCGCCGCGCCGGCGTTCGCCGTGGAGGACATGCGTTTCAACGACGGAGGGTGTGATCGCCAGGGCCGGTTCTGGGCGGGCACGATGGTGCAGGACATGGCCGCCGCGAATCCGGCCGGCAGACTCTATCGCTTCGATGCGCAAGGCGTGCTGTCCGAGCCGATGGTCGATCAGCTCATCGTGCAGAACGGTCTGGCCTGGTCGCCGGATGGCCGCACCATGTACCTGTCCGATTCGCACCCGTCACGCCGGCTGATCTGGGCGTTCGACTACGACACCGAAGCCGGTGTGCCACGCAATCGGCGCGTCTTTGCAGACCTCCATCATCATGCGGGCCGCCCCGATGGCGCGACGGTGGATGCCGATGGCTGCTACTGGATCTGCGCCAACGATGCCGGCCTGCTGTTGCGCTTCACGCCGGCAGGCAAGCTCGATCGCAGCATTGCGGTGCCTGCGAAGAAGCCTGCCATGTGCGCGTTTGGTGGCGATGACCTGGGCACGCTGTTTGTCACATCGATCCGTCCGCCTGCGGACGCCAGCGAGCACGATGGCCACGTCTTCGCGCTGCGTCCGGGCGTGTGCGGCTTGCCCGAATCCGAGTACGCGGGGGTGCTGTGAGCTACGGTCGTGACTCCGGCGGGCGCCGCCGTTTGCTGCGCGGGCTCGTCGCCACGCCGGCCTTGTTGCTGATGGGCATGCACAAGGCCACGGCGAAGACGTCGGCGACGACGTTCGCATTGACGCCGCCGGTGCTCGCCGCGTCGCTGGCGGCGCACACCCCCGCCGATGTCGCCCGCCAACTAGCCGCCGATGCCGAGGCTCAACTGACGCGCGGCATGAACGTGCGCGCGTTGGTGCACACCCAGGGGTTGCTGCCTCATGAAGGCGAACGCGATGCGAGCCTGCTGGCCCAGAAAGACTGGCGGCAGACGCTGACGCAGGCGCTGGCGTTTCGGGTGAGCGGCGTCGCCGCGTATGGCGACAAGGCTGCTGCGTACATCGAAGCCTGGCTGCCGGCCTATCGGTCATCCGCCAATCCAGTCGACGAAACCGATCTGACGCGCTTCCTGTTCGGGCTGGATCTGGTGCGCGACCGTCTGCACCCGTCAGCCGCGGCACTGGTGCAGCCATTCGCCGAGGATCTGGCGCGGGCCTATCTCGATCCAGACCGTCGCGTAGGCGACGACTCGACGTTGCTGAACAACTGGCACAGCCACCGCGTGAAGCTGGCCACTGCCGGGGCATACCTGAGCGGAAAACCTGCGTTGATTGCCGAGGCACGGCGCGCATTCGTAGCCCACGTGGCCAGCAATGTACGCGACGACGGCAGTACATATGATTTCGCCCAGCGCGACGCCATGCACTATGTTGTCTATACCCTTGAGCCGCTGCTGATGGCGGCGTCGATGGCCAGGGCGCACGGCCAAGACTGGTATGGCGCCCAGGAGATCGCCGGCCGCCTGCCCATGGCGCTGCAGTGGCTGGGGCCGTACGCGCGAGGCGAGCGCGAGCATGAGGAGTTCGTGCGCAGCAGCGTCAAGTTCGATGCAAGACGGGCCGCCGCGAAGGTGAAGGGATATTCGGGGCTGTGGGAGCCCGCCGAGGCGGCGGACCTGTACTGGATTGCCGCCCATCTGGATGTGCTGTTCGCCCCGATGGTGGCCAGGTTCCAGGCCCGGCCGACCACTCGGGCGCTATTTGCAGGGTAGGAAGAAGGACATGCTATTGAAGGTCAAGGGAATCCGGTGGTGGATGATCGGCCTGCTTACGCTCGGCACGGTCATGAACTACCTGGCGCGCAGTTCGCTGAGCGTGGCGGCGCCCACCGTCATGCAGGCATTGCAGATCGACACGCATCACTACGGCTGGATCACGGGCGCATTCCTGCTCATGTATCCGATCGGCGCGCCGCTGACCGGCTACCTGATGGATCGTGTCGGGTTGCGCATCGGTTTTCTGATCTGCGGCGTGGCATGGTCGCTCATCTGCATGGCGCACGGCTTCGTGAGCGGCTGGATTGGTCTGGTGGTGCTGCGCGGCTTGCTGGGGCTGGCCGAGTCGGCATTCATTCCGGCCGGCATGCGTGCCACCGCATACTGGTTCCCGGCGCGCGAACGCGGCTTTGCCGCGGGCGTGTTCAACCTTGGCGCCTCGCTCGGGGCGATTGTCGCGCCGCCGCTGATCGCGTGGTCCATCTTCCACTTCAGCTGGGAGGCCGCCTTTTTCATCGCCGGTGGCCTGAGTCTGGGCTGGGCCCTGCTATGGCTGCTGTTCTACCAGCACCCGGATCGCCACAAGGCGCTGACGAAGGAAGAAGCCGCGTACATCGCCGATGGCCAGGATACGCAGCCTGAGCCGGAGGAGCACGAACGCACGTCGATCAAGAGCATCCTGAAGCAGCGCAATTTCTGGGGCATTGCGCTACCCCGCTTCTTTGCCGATCCAGTATGGGGCACGCTCAACTACTGGATGCCGCTGTACCTCTATCAGACACGCGGCTTCGATCTGAAAGCCATTGCGCTTACCGCGTGGCTGCCTTTCGTGGCGGCCGATCTCGGCTGCATGATGGGTGGCACGGTGTCGGCCTGGCTGCACAAGCGGTTCGGCACGCCATTCGTCAACGGCAAGCGCATTACGTACACGCTGGGCGCGCTGATGATGATTGGCATGGCCGGTGTCGGATATGTGGAGAATCCGGCCACAGCGATTTTCCTGCTGTGCCTGGGCGGATTCGCGCATCAGACGTTATCGATCAGCGTGATCTCGCTCTCTGCGGACCTGTTTCCGCGCCGACAGGTGGCCACCGTCACCGGCATGGCCAGCTTTGTCGCCGGACTGGGCAATCTCTGCTTTACGCTGACGATTGGTGCATTGGTCACCGTGATCGGCTACTCACCGTTCTTCGTCGCACTCGCCTGCGGCGACCTGATCGGCATGGCCCTGCTCTGGACGCTGGTGAAACCCGGCGCGCTGACACAGACGCGTCAGGCCACGACCGCGGCCCAGACCTGAAGCGCCACTGGAACTTCCCGATATGGACTCGGCTTCGTACTCGCTGGCGAATCGGGCGTCCAAGCGATCGCGGGCGATACGGATGGTGTCGACGGCCTGGAGGAAATCGCCGGGGCGCTGCTGGCACTGGACACGCTCGCCCGTGCGCGGGCCAGCGGCATCCACCCGATTGCCGCGCTCGAAAACAACGACGGCCACGGGGAGCGGCGAGACTTCGGTGACCGTGCGTGGCAATGGCCGTGGCGGACGCAATGTGGAGTTCCTGCTTGCTTCGGCGCGCTGGGCTATTCCGTGGTCACCGGTCCCACGCTGACCAACGTCAACGATTCTCGCGCGGTGCTGGTGGTCGGCGCAGACGCCACTTGAATCTCTCCGCTCAGTAAGCAATCACCTGTTTAACCGGTCACGGCGGTTTGCAGGCGAATCTAAGCGGTGACCATATTCATGTCTGGGCGTCAAGCATCTGCTCCTAGTCCGTCTCAGTCGAACACTTTACGTTGGACCCTGTATGTCTCTGACCGGATCCTAAGCATCTGTTCAAGGAAGCAATGGCGGGCGACAGCTTCTGGCCCGACAAGCGACATATGAAATCGGAGTTTGGCAGGCCATAGACCCTTAGCGGCCAAACCGCAACTTATATCGACGGCTGCATTCTGGCCCATACCGGTAAGCCTGTAGCTCGACTGCCTAGCCGGGGAGATCGCCGCGGATGTCAGCGAACGCTTTGTCCCGCGCCGAGGCCCAGCCGCATCGGCATTGGCGTCGTGCGAGTCGCGATTGCGACAGCCTTTTCCTCCGAATAGAAGTTTCGCAAGCTCTCGATGCCCTCGCGCCCGATACCCGATTCTTTGTAGCCGCCGAAAGGCATGCGCAGGTCCAGGACCATTGGCGAGTTCACCATCAGCGTGCCTGCGCGCAGACGCTGAGCCGCAGCCATGCTTTCGTCCAGCCGGTTGCTCCAGAGATAAGCCGCCAGGCCGTACCGTGTGCGGTTCGCGATGGCGAGGGCTTCGTCGAAGGTGTCGTAGACCATGAAGGTGGCTACCGGGCCGAAGATCTCCTCCTGGCAGGCGCGGGCATCTGCCGAGTGAGCCAGCAGTACGGTGGGCTCGATGTAGTAGCCTGGCCGTTCGATAGCGTGTCCCCCAGACAGGACCGTCATGTCGGAAGCGGGAGCGATGCTGTCCAGCACGCGCCGGAAATGGGCCTCGTACGCGACTGGTCCCATCTCCGTCCGGGGATCCAGCGGATCGCCGACGCGGATCTGCCGGGCGCGCGCGACGAACCGTTCGATGAAGACGTCGGCGATATTGCGCTGAACCAGGATGCGGGACCCGGCGAAGCACATTTGGCCGGCGTTGGCGAAGATGCCGAGTAGGGTGCCTTCGAGCGCGAGATCGAGGTCCGCGCTGTCCGAGACGATGCTCGCCGACTTTCCGCCGAGTTCGAGGTCGCAGCGCTTGAGGTTGGCACCCGTAGCCGCAGCGATTGCGCGCCCCGCCTGGCCGCCGCCGGAGCGGCAGTGCGTGCTGCGTGACGAGGAACATGCCGCGCAGGCAGCAGTCGTTGATGGCGTCCCACTCGGCGGTGGGCAAATCCTTGACCAGGATCTGTTCGCCGGTATAGCCGGCCAGGTTGACCAGCGTGTCGAGGCCTTGCCACTCAGTCCGCAGTGTGCCGAACGCGGCCGCGACGGAAGCCTCGTCGCTGACATCACACGGCAGTGCCAGCACGCCTTCAGGCAGCATGCAGTCGTCGATCGATCGCTGCAGGTCCAGGACCGCGACGCGCAGGCCGTGGTCGGATGCGGCATTGACCAATGCCTGGCCCATGCCTCCGCAGCCGCCAACGACGGCAATGCGACTCTTGGGGGGCGGAAGAAAGCTCAATGGAATAGCCATGGTAGGCTCCGGTCAGACGGCGTAGGGATTGATCGGCTTGCGGTAGCGATGCAGCAGGAACGCTGATATCACCGCGACGACGCAGAACAACGAGGGATACCAGGCCGCCCAGCCGGAATTGGCGCGCACCAGCATGGCCAAAAAAAGGGGGGTCGTACCACCGATCACCGCCGCGGCGAGGTTGTAGGTCACGGCGATGCCGGTGTAGCGCAATTGCGCCGGAAAGCTGCGGATCAGCAGGACAAACGACAGGCTGACCGTGCCGGAGATGAACCCCACGATGGCGTACCGGAGGGGCAGCGCCTCCGGCGAAATGTCACCGTACATCCATAGCAATCCGGCGATCAGGGAGAAGGCGCCGACCGTAAATGTTCTGCGCAGTCCGAAGTAGTCGCAGAGCCAGCCGGCCGCCACGTCTCCGGCAATCAACGCGAGTGCCGCATAGAATTGCGCGCGATAGACTAGGGCAGGCTCGAACTGTCGGCTCGTGATGAAGTAGCCGGCGGGGAACAGGTGCACGCCTGCCGTGACCACCGCGGTCATGCACGAGATGATCACGCAGAGCACGATCTCCGGCCGATGCCGTTCCATCAGGCCGCGCATCGGCACCTGGCGCGACAGTTCGTTGCGCGCGCGCATCTGCAGGAAGACCGGTGTCTCATGAGCATAGCGGCGCAACTGTGCGGACGCGAGACCGAGGATGCCGCCCACGATGAACGGGATGCGCCAGCCGTAGTCGGACATGGCCGCCTTGCCCAGCCATGCCGTCAGGCCCGCGACCGAGCCGGACCCCAGCACCGCGCCCACGCCGAGGCTGGCGGACAGGATGCCGCAGCAGAGCCCGAGACGCCGCTCCGGCACGTGCTCCGAGACGAAGCACAGCGCGCCGGGAAGCTCGCCGCCGATGGACAGTCCCTGCACCATGCGGCACAGGAGCAACAGCAGCGGTGCCCCGATGCCGATCTGCGCGTAGCCGGGCAGGCAGCCGATGGCGATGGTCGGGACGGCAAGCAGGATGAGCGTGAACGCAAACATCCGCTTGCGGCCGATGAAGTCGCCGACGTTGGCGAGGATGACGCCGCCAACCGGCCGGATCAGGTAGCCGGCCGCGAAGATGCCAAGCGTTTGCACCTGCCGCAGCCATGCGGGCATATCCGCGGGGAAGAAATGCTGGCCGATGATCGGCGCGAGGTAGATGAATATGATGAATTCATAGAATTCGAAAATGCCGCCCAGCGTGGCGATCCCAAGCACCTTGACCTGTGCGAGTGTCATGGTGGTGGGTTCGCGACTGCCCGCTGGAACGACGCCGGGATCGAGCGCCGCATCGGCGCGAGTTTCTGCCATGGTTTGTCTCCCTGTTGTCGGAGGCTCTTGACGGGTACGGGCATCGGCCCGCACCGGCTTCAGAACAGGTGCTTGATGCCCAGGTACGCCATGCGCACGCGCGCGCCCGCGTCGGCTGGCGAGAGTTGCGAGGAGCCGTTCAGTCCGCCCAGCCAGAAGTTGTATCGGCCGTTGCGGTCATTGCGCAGTTCCACCAGCGTGGCATCGAGCGTGGTGCGTCGGCTCATCTTGTACTGGTAGCTGATCGACAGCATCTTCGCGCCGGTGTCATCCACCGTGCTACCCCCTGCGTGCATCGAGAAGGCCTGTCCGTAGGTCAAGGACAGCAGATGCGGGCCGAAGTCGTAGTTGATGGGAATGGAGAACGCGTAGCGCTGCTGGCTCACGTTGGTGGTGCGGTCGGTGACCCGATTGCGGTCGACCACGGCGCCGAAGCGCAGGCCCTGCCACGTGTAGCCGATGGCAAATCGGTCGGCGGTCTGGTCCAGTGCGCCGACTGTCTGCGCCGGGAGCGTGCCCTGGCTGTCGCGCACCATGTGGAAGTACCCCAGCTTCAGCGCGCCGAGCGTATAGGTCGGGCCGAGGTACCACGTGTGGTTGCGGCCATTGCCTGGGGCCTCGGCATCGAACGAATACGTGGCGATGCCCGACAGCCCGTGGAAGTCGGGCGCCTCGTAGCGGATGGTGTTGTTGAGGAAGTTGCCGGCGAAGTAGGCGCCGTTGATGGTGCCAAGGACGTTCAGCGAGTTGGCCGCGTTGGGTGCGGCGTCAAAGGCGCCATGCGTGTCGTTGACGAACCAGTGGTGACTGAAGTACACGGACTGGCGCCCGAGCTGGAGCCGCCCGAAGTCGCTGTGGTCCAGCCCCACGTAGAACGCCCGCCCCGCGCCCTGCGCACCCGTATCGGCGGCGAAGTCCCACTCGAGGTGGAAGATTGCCCTCAGCTTGTCGTCGAGGCGCTCCTTGCCGTCGAAGAAGAAGAAGCTCGTGTTGTTGGTCAGCCGATAGTCGCGTGCGGCGGTAGCGCCCAGACGTCCGGAACCGCTGACCTGCGACGCATCCAGGCCGAGCTTTATCTGCCCGCCCAGAAGGAAGGTCATGCCGGGCGCCTGCTCCATGTTCTGGGCATACGCAACAATGGGCGCAAAGGCTAGGCTGGCCGTGAGGGCGCCTGCGGAGGCAAGAACTCTTGTCTTCATTGTGTTGTCTCTCTCTTTTCTTTTCGGTCTTGTACGGCGCATTCTGTGCGCGCCGGAATGCCGGCCCGCCATGGAATGACGGACCTGACTTCTCGCTGCCCAGGCGGTCAGGGTTGGCGGTTCTCCCCGTGGATGCGGTCGCCTTCCACCCAGCAGGCATGCGTGCCGATCGACATGCGCTCCGGCAACATGATCCGCGCGAGCGGTCCGCGGTCGATATTGGCGGCGTCGAGGATCAAGATTTCGGAGGTGTCGGCGTTCATGTCGGCCACCATGCTGATGACGTAGCCGTCGTCCTCCGCCACGGCACCGACCCGCCGCGCCATCTGCGGCTCGCTGCCGAAGCGGCCGGCACCATACTCGTGGCGGGCCGTGGCGCCCGATTGCAGGTCGAACCGCTTGAGGCCGCTGAACAGCCATTCGCCGGGCTGGTAGAGCACGTTGTAGCTGTAGCGGTAAGGCTGCCCCATGTAGTCGTTGCTGCAGACTGGGAACTCGGTCACTTCGTCGTCCAGATACTGCTCCGTGGTCTGGCCCGTGTGCAGGTTGAAGCGCCAGCGGTGCATGTGCGTCTTGTTGCGGTGCTTGTCGAGGTTGGCCTTGATGCGGTCGTAGATATTGCCGGCGGCGTTGACGGGGACGGGCTTGTGGTCGGGCATGATGCAGCCATCCATCACGACCTCGTCGCCATCCTCGTAGCAATTGGTGAGGTGCAGCACATAGCAGGGCGTACCCTCGAACCAGCGGATTTGCGAGTTGTTGCCGTGGCGGGGAATGATGCCGAAGCGTGCCGGCAGGTCGCGATTGAAGACGAGCTGGTGCTTGCCTTCCTTCAGGCCCTGGGGATCGAAGAATAGCGGCAGGTCGTGCAGGATGGTGTAGTTCTGCGTGATGCCCAGATCGTGCGGCCAGCGCGGACCGGGCAGCTCGATTGGAACGTAGTGCACGAGCTGGTTGTTGCGGTCGACTACGCCATAGTGCATGTACGGCCAGCGTTCCGGATAGTTGAAGAACATCATCTCGCCGGTGCGCGGATCGACCTTGTAGTGGGAGCTGACGCCATCCGGCACGCGGCGGGCCCAGTTTGCGTCTGGGCCGAGCGTGTCGAGGCTGAGCGGGTCGAGGCGCCACGGCTCGCTGCCCTGCGACATGCTTGCGAGCAGCTTGCCGGCGTGCGCGATGACGTCGGTGCCGGCGTTGTCCTTCATCGCGCCCATTGCGCCCCAGCCGCGATAGGTACCGAGGTCGGGCTGCAGCAGGCCCGGCCACAGCGAATGACCGGCCGCCCGTTCGGCGAGGAAGCCGGTGGTGCGGATGAAGCGGTTGCGATAGGTGGCACGCCCGTTCTCGAAGTGGATGGCATGCAGCATGCCGTCGCCGTCGAATGGGTGGTAGACCCC
This genomic stretch from Cupriavidus basilensis harbors:
- a CDS encoding carotenoid oxygenase family protein, yielding MLETIHHYDVTADQDTDNPFLLGPFTPNRREYTADTDSLRVIGEIPRDLHGIFVRNTHNQVHAPMGVYHPFDGDGMLHAIHFENGRATYRNRFIRTTGFLAERAAGHSLWPGLLQPDLGTYRGWGAMGAMKDNAGTDVIAHAGKLLASMSQGSEPWRLDPLSLDTLGPDANWARRVPDGVSSHYKVDPRTGEMMFFNYPERWPYMHYGVVDRNNQLVHYVPIELPGPRWPHDLGITQNYTILHDLPLFFDPQGLKEGKHQLVFNRDLPARFGIIPRHGNNSQIRWFEGTPCYVLHLTNCYEDGDEVVMDGCIMPDHKPVPVNAAGNIYDRIKANLDKHRNKTHMHRWRFNLHTGQTTEQYLDDEVTEFPVCSNDYMGQPYRYSYNVLYQPGEWLFSGLKRFDLQSGATARHEYGAGRFGSEPQMARRVGAVAEDDGYVISMVADMNADTSEILILDAANIDRGPLARIMLPERMSIGTHACWVEGDRIHGENRQP